One window from the genome of Rhodopseudomonas sp. P2A-2r encodes:
- a CDS encoding enoyl-CoA hydratase, which translates to MHMLNSHCGIDRDQRGVVKLTICNAGPLNILDSPAINAVREGLDVLASEGDIRALVIAGQSEKSMIGGADIKEMATLDQASAERFITGLRDLCEAARTFPAPVIAQIPGWCLGGGLEFAAACDFRVAAHDAKFAMPEVRVGIPSVIHAALLPRLVGWGRARWLIMTAATIDAPTALNWGLVDVVAPEGGLDAAVESTLAMLLKCAPQALRAQKALLKQWEELPLKESVSLSIGVFGEAYLTGEPQRLMQGFINRKR; encoded by the coding sequence ATGCATATGCTCAACTCCCACTGCGGCATTGATCGTGATCAACGCGGCGTCGTGAAACTGACGATCTGCAACGCGGGCCCGCTCAACATCCTCGATTCGCCCGCGATCAACGCCGTCCGCGAAGGGCTCGATGTTCTGGCGTCGGAGGGCGATATTCGCGCCCTGGTGATCGCCGGCCAGAGTGAAAAGAGCATGATCGGCGGCGCCGACATCAAGGAGATGGCCACGCTCGACCAGGCTTCGGCCGAGCGGTTCATCACCGGCCTGCGCGACCTCTGCGAGGCGGCGCGGACGTTTCCGGCGCCGGTGATCGCGCAGATCCCGGGCTGGTGCCTCGGCGGCGGGCTGGAATTCGCGGCAGCCTGCGATTTCCGGGTCGCCGCCCACGACGCGAAATTCGCCATGCCGGAGGTGCGGGTCGGCATCCCCTCGGTGATCCACGCCGCCCTGCTGCCGCGACTGGTCGGCTGGGGGCGCGCCCGCTGGCTGATCATGACGGCAGCCACCATCGACGCGCCGACCGCGCTGAACTGGGGGCTGGTCGATGTGGTGGCACCGGAGGGCGGACTCGATGCCGCCGTCGAAAGCACGCTCGCCATGTTGCTGAAATGCGCCCCGCAAGCGCTGCGCGCGCAGAAAGCGCTATTGAAACAATGGGAAGAACTGCCGCTGAAGGAATCCGTCAGCCTCAGCATCGGGGTGTTCGGCGAAGCCTATCTGACCGGCGAGCCGCAACGGCTAATGCAAGGCTTCATCAACCGCAAGCGGTAG
- a CDS encoding MFS transporter, with protein sequence MISGWLSTALARRNIHYGWAMVAVTFLTALVSAAAVGAPGVFIVPLQKEFGWSTAEIASAMSIRFVLFGLMAPFAAALMNRYGLRNVTLAALLVVVSSLLLSLAMTQLWQLVLLWGVAVGIGTGMTALVLGATIAARWFSARRGLVVGILTASAATGQLIFLPILASITERSDWRWALALMCVMLAVAALGVLLVMRDRPGDIGLRPYGDTGTAPLPAPAPGNAPIMAAALGALRDAARTRVFWILFATFFICGASTNGLVQVHLIPMCLDFGIPQMQAAGLLAAMGVFDFIGTIASGWLSDRYDNRYLLFWYYGLRGLSLLALPFTDFSFYGLSLFAMFYGLDWIATVPPTVRLTAAKFGPERAGLVFGWIFAGHQLGAATAAFGAGLSRTVLLSYLPAFFAAGALCIVAAIIVLMIARDKKVAAA encoded by the coding sequence ATGATCTCCGGATGGCTCTCGACTGCCCTCGCCCGCCGCAACATCCACTACGGATGGGCGATGGTCGCCGTGACATTCCTCACGGCGCTGGTCAGCGCCGCTGCGGTCGGCGCGCCCGGCGTCTTCATCGTGCCGCTGCAGAAGGAATTCGGCTGGAGCACCGCGGAAATCGCCTCGGCGATGTCGATCCGCTTCGTGCTGTTCGGATTGATGGCGCCGTTCGCCGCCGCACTGATGAACCGCTACGGCCTGCGCAACGTCACGCTGGCGGCGCTGCTGGTGGTGGTCTCAAGCCTGCTGCTGTCGCTGGCCATGACGCAGCTCTGGCAGCTGGTTTTGCTATGGGGCGTCGCGGTCGGCATCGGCACCGGCATGACTGCGCTGGTGCTCGGCGCCACCATCGCGGCGCGCTGGTTCAGCGCGCGGCGCGGGCTGGTGGTCGGCATTCTCACTGCGAGTGCTGCAACCGGCCAGCTGATCTTCCTGCCGATCCTGGCCAGCATCACCGAACGCAGCGACTGGCGCTGGGCGCTGGCGCTGATGTGCGTGATGCTGGCGGTGGCGGCGCTCGGCGTGCTGCTGGTGATGCGCGACCGTCCGGGCGATATCGGGCTGCGTCCCTATGGCGACACCGGCACCGCGCCGCTGCCGGCCCCTGCTCCCGGCAACGCACCGATCATGGCGGCCGCGCTCGGCGCGCTGCGCGATGCCGCCAGGACGCGGGTGTTCTGGATTCTGTTCGCCACCTTCTTCATCTGCGGCGCCAGCACCAACGGGCTGGTGCAGGTGCATCTGATCCCCATGTGCCTCGATTTCGGCATCCCGCAGATGCAGGCCGCCGGCCTTCTCGCGGCCATGGGCGTGTTCGACTTCATCGGCACCATCGCCTCGGGCTGGCTGTCGGATCGCTACGACAACCGCTATCTGCTGTTCTGGTATTACGGGCTGCGCGGCCTGTCACTACTGGCGCTGCCGTTCACCGACTTCTCGTTCTACGGCCTGTCGCTGTTCGCCATGTTCTATGGCCTCGACTGGATCGCCACCGTGCCGCCGACGGTGCGGCTGACCGCCGCCAAGTTCGGGCCCGAGCGCGCCGGCCTGGTGTTCGGCTGGATTTTTGCCGGCCACCAGTTGGGGGCAGCCACCGCGGCATTCGGCGCCGGCCTGTCGCGCACCGTGCTGCTGAGCTACCTGCCGGCGTTCTTCGCCGCCGGCGCGCTGTGCATCGTCGCGGCGATCATCGTGTTGATGATCGCGCGCGACAAGAAGGTGGCGGCTGCCTAG
- a CDS encoding enoyl-CoA hydratase/isomerase family protein, giving the protein MTASSPAVAIGPEPDLIVRREGNAGVIRLNRPKALNALTLEMTRGIVAALDVFEADPQVALILLEGAGERGLCAGGDIRGLYESAKAGGDLGKIFWREEYILNARIAAFSKPYVAYMDGLVMGGGVGLAAHGSLRIATDRTKMGMPEVGIGFFPDVGGTWLLSRAPGEVGTYFGLTGTTMTGADAVYAHLADAVVASENWPALREALTRAPAKADRNAVQAIIDGFAVADAMAPIAQHQAWIDAVFGHDSVEEIVTALAHEISDFAQATLQAMLEKSPTGLKLTLKLLRDARASSSLEECLTREYRAALEIFVNHDFPEGIRAAVIDKDRNPQWQPARLEQVTLDILARYFQSRGADELTFPN; this is encoded by the coding sequence ATGACGGCGTCCTCCCCCGCAGTTGCAATTGGTCCCGAGCCCGATCTGATCGTCAGGCGCGAAGGCAACGCCGGCGTGATCCGGTTGAACCGGCCGAAGGCTCTGAATGCACTGACGCTTGAGATGACCCGCGGCATCGTCGCCGCACTGGATGTCTTCGAGGCCGATCCGCAGGTGGCGCTGATCCTGCTGGAAGGGGCCGGCGAGCGCGGGCTGTGCGCCGGCGGTGACATTCGCGGCCTCTACGAGAGTGCGAAGGCAGGCGGCGACCTCGGCAAGATCTTCTGGCGCGAGGAATACATATTGAATGCGCGCATCGCGGCATTCTCCAAGCCCTATGTGGCCTATATGGACGGGCTGGTCATGGGCGGCGGCGTCGGGCTGGCGGCGCATGGCAGCCTGCGGATCGCGACTGACCGGACGAAGATGGGGATGCCCGAAGTCGGCATCGGTTTTTTCCCCGATGTCGGCGGGACCTGGCTTTTATCGCGCGCGCCAGGCGAGGTCGGCACCTATTTCGGCCTGACCGGCACCACCATGACCGGTGCGGACGCGGTCTATGCGCATCTCGCCGATGCCGTGGTGGCGTCGGAGAACTGGCCGGCGCTGCGTGAGGCGCTGACCAGGGCACCGGCCAAGGCCGACCGCAACGCTGTTCAGGCGATCATCGACGGTTTCGCCGTCGCCGATGCCATGGCGCCGATTGCGCAGCATCAGGCCTGGATCGATGCGGTGTTCGGCCACGACAGCGTCGAGGAGATCGTGACGGCGCTGGCGCACGAGATCTCGGACTTCGCGCAGGCGACGTTGCAGGCCATGCTCGAGAAGTCGCCGACCGGGCTGAAGCTGACGCTGAAGCTGCTGCGCGACGCGCGCGCCTCGTCATCGCTCGAGGAATGCCTGACGCGGGAATATCGCGCCGCGCTGGAGATCTTCGTCAATCATGACTTCCCCGAAGGCATTCGCGCCGCCGTCATCGACAAGGACCGCAATCCGCAATGGCAGCCGGCGCGGCTTGAGCAGGTGACACTGGACATCCTCGCGCGCTACTTCCAGTCGCGCGGCGCTGACGAACTGACGTTCCCGAACTGA
- a CDS encoding isobutyryl-CoA dehydrogenase — protein MARDFAADRIAPHALKWDEEKFFPVDVMREAAALGMGGIYIREDVGGSGLKRFDAALIFEALARGCPTVSAFISIHNMASWMIDAYGNDEQRKKWLPRLCTMELLASYCLTEPGSGSDAAALRTRAAVDGDHYVLNGQKQFISGAGQSGLYVVMVRTGEDGPRGISTLVIEGDTPGLSFGANERKMGWNAQPTRAVIFDNARVPVANRLGDEGAGFKIAMAGLDGGRINIAACSLGGAQSALDKSLAYMRERKAFGKRLDEFQALQFRLADMATELEAARTFVWRAAAALDRHDVDATMLCAMAKRFGTDVGFEVANQALQLHGGYGYLSEYGIEKIVRDLRVHQILEGTNEIMRLIVARKLIEGNR, from the coding sequence ATGGCGCGCGACTTTGCCGCCGACAGGATCGCGCCGCATGCGCTCAAATGGGACGAGGAAAAGTTCTTCCCCGTCGATGTGATGCGCGAGGCGGCTGCGCTCGGCATGGGCGGTATCTATATCCGCGAGGATGTCGGTGGCTCCGGCCTGAAACGCTTCGATGCGGCGTTGATCTTCGAAGCGCTGGCGCGGGGCTGTCCCACAGTGTCGGCCTTTATCTCGATCCACAACATGGCCTCGTGGATGATCGACGCCTATGGCAATGACGAGCAGCGCAAGAAGTGGCTTCCCCGGCTGTGCACCATGGAACTGCTGGCGAGCTACTGCCTGACCGAGCCGGGCTCCGGGTCGGACGCCGCGGCGCTGCGCACGCGCGCAGCGGTGGACGGCGACCACTACGTTCTCAATGGCCAGAAGCAGTTCATCTCGGGGGCAGGGCAGAGCGGGCTCTATGTGGTGATGGTGCGCACCGGCGAGGACGGTCCGCGCGGCATCTCCACGCTGGTCATCGAGGGCGACACGCCCGGACTGTCGTTCGGCGCCAACGAACGCAAGATGGGCTGGAACGCGCAGCCGACGCGCGCGGTGATCTTCGACAATGCACGGGTGCCGGTGGCCAACCGGCTTGGCGACGAAGGTGCGGGCTTCAAGATTGCCATGGCCGGGCTGGACGGCGGCCGTATCAATATCGCCGCGTGCTCGCTCGGAGGCGCGCAATCCGCGCTCGACAAGTCGTTGGCCTATATGCGCGAACGCAAGGCCTTCGGTAAGCGGCTCGATGAATTCCAGGCGCTGCAGTTCCGCCTCGCCGACATGGCGACCGAGCTTGAGGCGGCGCGGACGTTTGTATGGCGAGCGGCGGCGGCGCTGGATCGTCACGACGTCGACGCCACCATGCTGTGCGCCATGGCAAAACGCTTCGGCACCGATGTCGGTTTCGAGGTCGCCAACCAGGCGCTGCAACTGCATGGCGGCTACGGCTATCTCAGCGAATACGGCATCGAGAAGATCGTGCGCGATTTGCGCGTGCACCAGATCCTCGAAGGCACCAATGAAATCATGCGGCTGATCGTGGCGCGCAAACTGATCGAAGGCAATCGATGA